The Takifugu flavidus isolate HTHZ2018 chromosome 21, ASM371156v2, whole genome shotgun sequence genome has a window encoding:
- the LOC130518418 gene encoding toll-like receptor 13, whose protein sequence is MLTWSPPVLLCLLLHLRSSISFSLKNCTVHAGGASAEVFVDCASRELLTVPDDVPRDATTVKLSYNLLTRVKRNDVEHLTKVKFLDLQSNEIAHIDDGSFLHMRSLTKLQLSKNKLSELTAQLFQGLSNLTHLHLSSNIITFIHPSTFKDLPSLQTVVLDVNRLKEMADIRTLLILPKLRNLTISSNLFTSFQSKDLLLDQPSSLRVLDVSYSIFEAFSISAATFPHLEMIDLSQSAFTWNITDRTSLQNITRLFFSHTKVSSRQIQEILQNMASLKHLRMNYIDEWIREGLLATVCRIPSLRVLELYLNKVPNLSAQVEFCSELVQLDLSCSDVSEVPPGSFRLMKQLSLLNLEVNLLTKVPEDIRNISSLQVLYLSDNLITEVGCEEFSNTSALVELYLDSNRITSLQRCSFENLLKLRILDLNNNLLWKIEGVFSRGPAKLQLLDLSRNSVSVYDDGYFQSLGWLTHLDVSSDKVGRVTSEAFVGLHRLKSLHVSIPLDYECDFRGLKQLENLTISMTISDTRSPPKYSQALFHLKSLRSFHVSCQGFHYGFPLDVPLSMLSSMTQLEEFTADNIYLSAPDPETFRSNSRLRSLKISQTDLSDLDPEMFRPIPDLQSLDLSGTQISSLEFLLQVDFSSLRDLRLCDNDITSINHTLFQFLPSLTLLDLTNNPLTCDCLNAGFILWVMDNNQTQVINGHQYSCSFPVAKKGTNLLDFEVQFCWIDVDFLCFLSSTCLVVLTLLISFTYHFLRWQLLYAFHLFLAFIYDNRNRKQQNPPPYDAFVSYNVEDELWVYEEMLPALEDQQGWKLCLHHRDFQPGKPIMENITDAIYNSRKTICVISRSYLQSEWCSREIQMASFRLFDEQKDVLILLFLEEIPAHQLSPYHRMRKLLKRQTYLSWTQAGRHQAGVFWQNVQRALESGDAPHDQVDPLTGPAEP, encoded by the exons ATGTTGACTTGGTCTCCTCCTGttcttctctgtcttctgcTCCATCTCCGCTCCTCCATCAGTTTCTCTCTGAAGAACTGCACCGTCCACGCCGGTGGCGCTTCCGCTGAAGTTTTCGTGGATTGTGCTAGCCGTGAACTCTTGACTGTTCCCGACGATGTTCCCCGTGACGCCACCACAGTAAAACTCTCCTACAACCTTCTGACTCGGGTGAAGAGGAACGATGTTGAACATCTGACCAAAGTGAAGTTTCTGGACCTGCAATCAAACGAAATCGCCCACATTGACGATGGATCCTTCCTCCACATGAGGTCTCTGACGAAGCTGCAGTTGTCAAAAAATAAGCTAAGCGAGCTAACAGCTCAGCTGTTTCAGGGCCTCTCCAACCTCACCCATCTTCATCTGTCGAGCAACATCATCACgttcatccatccctccaccttcAAGGACCTGCCAAGCTTGCAGACGGTGGTTCTGGATGTGAACAGGCTGAAGGAGATGGCGGACATCCGAACGTTGCTCATCTTACCAAAGCTGAGGAACCTGACCATCAGCAGCAATCTGTTCACCTCGTTCCAAAGCAAAGACCTTCTGCTGGACCAGCCGTCCAGCCTGAGGGTTCTGGATGTGTCGTACAGCATCtttgaagctttcagcatctcAGCCGCCACCTTCCCTCACCTGGAGATGATAGACCTTTCTCAGAGTGCCTTCACATGGAACATAACTGACAGAACTTCACTGCAGAACATCACTCGGCTTTTCTTCAGTCATACGAAAGTTTCATCCCGACAGATCCAGGAGATCCTGCAGAACATGGCTTCACTCAAGCATCTCAGGATGAACTATATAGATGAGTGGATCCGCGAAGGTCTGCTAGCAACAGTCTGCAGGATCCCCTCGCTCAGGGTTCTGGAGCTGTACTTAAACAAAGTGCCTAATCTGAGTGCACAGGTTGAGTTCTGCTCCGAGCTGGTCCAGCTGGACTTGTCCTGCTCAGACGTGTCGGAGGTTCCACCTGGGAGTTTCCGGCTGATGAAACAACTGAGCCTCCTGAACCTGGAGGTCAACCTTCTCACCAAGGTCCCAGAGGACATCAGGAacatctcctctctgcaggtCCTCTACCTCAGTGACAACCTGATCACTGAGGTGGGCTGTGAAGAGTTCTCCAACACTTCCGCTCTGGTGGAGCTTTACCTGGACTCCAATCGGATCACGTCCCTCCAACGGTGCAGCTTTGAGAACCTGCTCAAGTTAAGGATTTTAGATTTGAACAACAACCTTCTGTGGAAGATTGAAGGCGTCTTCAGCCGGGGCCCAGCGAAGCTGCAGCTCTTAGATCTGAGCAGAAACTCGGTGTCGGTGTACGATGATGGATATTTCCAGAGTCTGGGATGGTTGACGCATCTGGACGTGTCTTCAGATAAGGTGGGCCGAGTGACGTCTGAAGCTTTTGTTGGTCTACACAGACTGAAGAGTCTTCATGTCAGCATCCCGCTCGATTACGAATGTGACTTCCGAGGGTTAAAGCAGCTGGAAAACCTCACAATCTCCATGACGATAAGCGACACAAGGTCTCCTCCGAAATATTCCCAAGCTTTGTTCCATCTGAAGTCCCTCAGGTCCTTCCACGTGTCCTGCCAAGGGTTCCACTACGGGTTCCCCCTGGATGTGCCGCTGAGCATGTTGAGCTCCATGACGCAGCTAGAAGAGTTCACCGCCGACAACATTTACCTTTCTGCGCCTGATCCAGAAACGTTCCGCTCCAACAGCCGCCTCAGGTCCCTGAAGATCTCCCAGACGGATCTGTCGGATTTGGACCCTGAGATGTTTAGGCCCATTCCTGACCTGCAGAGTCTGGACCTCTCCGGGACGCAGATCAGCTCTTTAgagtttctgctgcaggtggactTCTCCTCGCTCCGGGATCTGAGGCTGTGTGACAACGACATCACCTCCATCAACCACACCCTCTTCCAGttccttccttctctcaccCTCCTGGATCTCACCAACAACCCTCTGACCTGCGATTGTCTGAACGCCGGGTTCATCCTCTGGGTGATGGACAACAACCAGACGCAGGTCATTAACGGCCACCAGTActcctgctcatttcctgtgGCCAAGAAGGGGACCAATCTGCTGGACTTTGAGGTCCAGTTCTGCTGGATTGATGTGGACTTCctgtgcttcctctcctccacctgcctggTGGTCCTGACTCTCCTCATATCCTTTACCTACCACTTCCTGAGGTGGCAGCTACTCTATGCCTTCCACCTCTTCCTGGCCTTCATCTAtgacaacaggaacaggaagcagcagaatccTCCCCCCTACGATGCCTTCGTCTCCTACAACGTTGAGGACGAGCTCTGGGTTTATGAGGAGATGCTGCCGGCTCTGGAGGACCAGCAGGGCTGGAAACTCTGCCTGCACCACCGAGACTTCCAGCCAG GAAAACCCATCATGGAGAACATCACCGACGCCATCTACAACAGCAGGAAGACCATCTGCGTGATCAGCCGCAGCTACCTGCAGAGCGAGTGGTGCTCCAGAGAGATCCAGATGGCCAG ctttcGCCTCTTCGAtgagcagaaggatgttctgaTCCTTCTGTTCCTGGAGGAGATCCCAGCCCACCAGCTCTCCCCATACCACCGCATGAGGAAGCTCCTGAAGAGGCAGACCTACCTGAGCTGGACCCAGGCTGGGCGCCACCAGGCTGGGGTCTTCTGGCAGAATGTTCAGAGAGCTCTGGAGTCTGGAGATGCTCCACACGACCAGGTGGACCCTCTGACAGGACCGGCAGAGCCCTGA
- the LOC130518466 gene encoding uncharacterized protein LOC130518466 yields the protein MMWFGIHFLFAGLVLTSSALTDEECRPLKMPKSLADHSVLFGKMHFIAGYTDLDVFQAILNITDSSWIEFSDAPGNPEELVMFESNKLNGNCVTSNINITIDGNKATASGANFTSEFLLLPSCDGCLALIMNTTIKNLDSLLKLMKIDIKPESNDVTALSFYLLANETSLPESDLENFKNQASCFGFTRDPDYQYDPKKAFCQKDEGVHILM from the exons ATGATGTGGTTTGGGATTCACTTTTTATTTGCCGGCCTGGTTCTGACCAGTTCAGCTCTGACTGATGAGGAATGTCGACCCTTAAAGATGCCCAAGTCTCTGGCCGACCACTCCGTG CTGTTCGGAAAGATGCATTTCATCGCGGGCTACACCGACCTTGACGTCTTCCAAGCCATCCTGAACATAACTGATAGCTCCTGGATTGAATTCTCAGACGCTCCTGGTAACCCAGAAGAACTCGTCATGTTTGAGAGCAACAAGCT AAATGGAAACTGTGTCACCTCCAACATCAATATAACCATCGATGGCAACAAGGCGACAGCATCAG GGGCAAACTTCACATCAGAGTTCCTACTGCTTCCCAGCTGTGACGGCTGTCTCGCCCTGATCATGAACACCACCATCAAAAATCTGGACAGCCTTCTCAAACTGATGAAAATCGACATTAAACCCGAATCCAATGACGTCACAGCTCTGTCTTTCTATCTGTTGG CCAATGAGACGAGCCTGCCGGAGTCGGAcctggaaaactttaagaaccAGGCCAGCTGCTTTGGGTTTACCAGAGACCCAGACTACCAGTATGACCCTAAGAAAG CGTTCTGCCAGAAGGATGAAGGAGTCCACATTTTAATGTGA
- the LOC130518441 gene encoding saxitoxin and tetrodotoxin-binding protein 2-like — MGAVPGVVLLLMLAVLGIRAAPSPEECHNLTKPVTKADVQNVSGDWVLVWYISDNISTSNEWTKLKTSYVEQRVHSGVIRFTERNMLKNNSCMTFKTNMTAGPEGQNTFIYTSGTMEVNGVDIEYPGNGTVKFFETCADCLSMEYSGFFGHFLLIYRRYGVHQNVEVLKAAQDEGQKLAECLGFSIDEPFIYDGVSGFCHKKSPEECHKLTKAVTKADVQSVSGDWVLVWSVAENISTSNEWTKLKSSHVELRIHSGVIVLNERNMLKNNSCMTFKTNMTAGPESQNTFIYTSSKMEENGVVKESDENGTVKFFETCADCLSIDYSGLFGHVLFVYRRDGVHQNVEVLKAAQDDNQKLAECLGFSIDEPFIYDGVSGFCHKKSSPEVKPEQD; from the exons ATGGGTGCTGTACCAGGAGTGGTTCTACTGCTGATGCTGGCGGTGCTTGGTATCAGAGCAGCACCTTCTCCAGAAGAGTGTCACAACCTGACTAAACCAGTGACAAAAGCAGATGTGCAGAAC gtttctggtgACTGGGTTCTGGTCTGGTACATCAGTGATAATATCTCCACATCTAACGAGTGGACAAAACTCAAAACCTCTTATGTTGAGCAAAGGGTCCACTCTGGTGTCATCAGGTTCACTGAGAGGAACATGCTAAA GAATAACTCCTGTATGACgttcaaaacaaacatgacagcaGGTCCTGAAGGCCAGAATACTTTCATCTACACTTCTGGCA cGATGGAGGTGAATGGAGTTGACATAGAATACCCTGGAAACGGCACGGTGAAGTTCTTTGAGACGTGTGCTGACTGTCTGTCCATGGAGTACAGTGGATTTTTTGGCCATTTCCTGCTCATCTACa ggAGATATGGTGTTCATCAGAATGTGGAGGTACTGAAGGCTGCCCAAGATGAGGGTCAGAAGCTGGCTGAGTGTTTGGGATTCTCTATTGACGAGCCATTCATCTACGACGGAGTTTCAG GTTTTTGCCATAAAAAATCTCCAGAAGAGTGTCACAAGCTGACTAAAGCAGTGACAAAAGCAGATGTGCAGAGC gtttctggtgACTGGGTTCTGGTCTGGTCCGTCGCTGAAAATATCTCCACATCTAACGAGTGGACGAAACTCAAAAGCTCCCATGTTGAGCTAAGGATCCACTCTGGTGTCATCGTGTTAAATGAGAGGAACATGCTAAA GAATAACTCCTGTATGACgttcaaaacaaacatgacagcaGGTCCTGAAAGCCAGAATACTTTCATCTACACTTCTAGCA agatggaggagaatggAGTTGTCAAAGAATCTGATGAAAACGGCACGGTGAAGTTCTTTGAGACGTGTGCTGACTGTCTGTCCATAGACTACAGTGGACTTTTTGGCCATGTCCTGTTTGTCTAca GGAGAGATGGTGTTCATCAGAATGTGGAGGTACTGAAGGCTGCCCAAGATGACAATCAGAAGCTGGCTGAGTGTTTGGGATTCTCTATTGACGAGCCATTCATCTACGACGGAGTTTCAG GTTTTTGCCATAAAAAATCTTCTCCAGAGGTGAAGCCTGAACAGGACTGA
- the LOC130518446 gene encoding LOW QUALITY PROTEIN: saxitoxin and tetrodotoxin-binding protein 2-like (The sequence of the model RefSeq protein was modified relative to this genomic sequence to represent the inferred CDS: deleted 1 base in 1 codon), with protein MGAVPGVVLLLMLAVLGIRAAPAPEECHKLTKAVTKADLQSVSGDWVLVWSIDENSTISDDWKKLKSSHVELRIHSGVIDYTERNMLKNNSCMTFKTNMTAGPESQNSFIYTSGTMEVNGVDIEYAGNGTVKFFETCADCLSMEYSGFIGHFLLIYRRDGVHQNVRYLLAPDESQKLAECLGFSIDEPFIYDGVSDFCHKKSSSEECHKLTKAVTKADVQSVSGDWVLVWSVAENISTSNEWTKLKSSHVELRIHSGVIVLNERNMLKNNSCMTFKTNMTAGPEGQNTFIYTSSKMEENGVVKESDENGTVKFFETCADCLSIDYSGLFGHVLFVYRRDGVHQNVEVLKAAQDDNQKLAECLGFSIGEPFIYDGVSGFCHKKSSPEVKPEQD; from the exons ATGGGTGCTGTACCAGGAGTGGTTCTACTGCTGATGCTGGCGGTGCTTGGTATCAGAGCAGCACCGGCTCCAGAAGAGTGTCACAAGCTGACTAAAGCAGTGACAAAAGCCGATTTGCAAAGC gtttctggtgACTGGGTTCTGGTCTGGTCCATCGATGAAAATTCTACCATATCTGACGACTGGAAGAAACTCAAAAGCTCCCATGTTGAGCTAAGGATCCACTCTGGGGTCATCGACTACACTGAGAGGAACATGCTAAA GAATAACTCCTGTATGACgttcaaaacaaacatgacagcaGGTCCTGAAAGCCAGAATTCTTTCATCTACACTTCTGGCA cAATGGAGGTGAATGGAGTTGACATAGAATACGCTGGAAACGGCACGGTGAAGTTCTTTGAGACGTGTGCTGACTGTCTGTCCATGGAGTACAGTGGATTTATTGGCCATTTCCTGCTCATCTACA GGAGAGATGGTGTTCATCAGAATGTGAGGTACCTGCTGGCCCCCGATGAGAGT CAGAAGCTGGCTGAGTGTTTGGGATTCTCTATTGACGAGCCATTCATCTACGACGGAGTTTCAG ATTTTTGCCATAAAAAATCTTCTTCAGAAGAGTGTCACAAGCTGACTAAAGCAGTGACAAAAGCAGATGTGCAGAGC gtttctggtgACTGGGTTCTGGTCTGGTCCGTCGCTGAAAATATCTCCACATCTAACGAGTGGACGAAACTCAAAAGCTCCCATGTTGAGCTAAGGATCCACTCTGGTGTCATCGTGTTAAATGAGAGGAACATGCTAAA GAATAACTCCTGTATGACgttcaaaacaaacatgacagcaGGTCCTGAAGGCCAGAATACTTTCATCTACACTTCTAGCA agatggaggagaatggAGTTGTCAAAGAATCTGATGAAAACGGCACGGTGAAGTTCTTTGAGACGTGTGCTGACTGTCTGTCCATAGACTACAGTGGACTTTTTGGCCATGTCCTGTTTGTCTAca GGAGAGATGGTGTTCATCAGAATGTGGAGGTACTGAAGGCTGCCCAAGATGACAATCAGAAGCTGGCTGAGTGTTTGGGATTCTCTATTGGCGAGCCATTCATCTACGACGGAGTTTCAG GTTTTTGCCATAAAAAATCTTCTCCAGAGGTGAAGCCTGAACAGGACTGA